Sequence from the Burkholderia stabilis genome:
GAGCTGGCGCTTCGACGGACGACGAAGACGACGTCGCGGAAAACGAACGTGATCTCGAGGCGCGCGACGCCGAGGCGGACGGTGGCGACGACGAACGCGAAAGCCGTCCGGAAGCATCGCCCGATGTCGACGATTTCCGCACGCTGCTGCAGGCCGAACTCACGGCCGACACGATCCAGCATTACCTGAACCGCATCAGCGTGAAGCCGCTGCTGACCGTCGAGGAAGAGCAGCGCTATTCCCGTCTCGCGAAGGCCGGCGAATTCGAGGCGCGGCAGGTGATGATCGAACGCAACCTGCGTCTCGTCGTCAGCATCGCGAAGGGGTATCTGAACCGCGGCGTGCCGCTGCTCGACCTGATCGAGGAAGGCAACCTCGGCCTGATGCACGCGATCGAGAAGTTCGACCCGACGCGCGGCTTCCGTTTCTCGACCTATGCGACGTGGTGGATCCGCCAGAGCATCGAGCGGGCCATCATGAACCAGGCCCGCACGGTGCGCCTGCCGGTGCACGTGATCCGCGAGCTGAACCAGGTGCTGCGTGCGAAGCGCCACCTCGAAAAGAATTCGATGTCGACGGGCGAGGCGGCCGAGCGCCGCGAAGCCAGTATCGACGACATCGCCTATCTCACCGGCAAGACCGCCGAGGAAGTCACCGACATCCTCGCGCTCAACGAGCACACGGCGTCGCTCGACGCGCCGCTCGACCTCGATCCCGCAAGCAGCCTGCTCGACCTGTTGCCCGACGACCAGAGCCAGTCGCCCGACGCCGAAGTGCAGCACCGCGAGCTCGAGACGCTCACGCGGGCGTGGCTGTCGCGACTGTCCGACAAGCATCGGCACGTGATCGAGCGCCGCTTCGGCCTGAACCACATCGAACCGGCGACGCTCGAGGAGCTGGCCGACGAGATGGGGCTCACGCGCGAGCGCGTGCGGCAGATCCAGCAGGAAGCGCTGGTGCGCCTCAAGCGGTTCTTTGCCTCCAATGGCGTGCGCAAGGACGCCGTTCTGTAACTGATGACTCCGATTCTTGTTTTTGACATCGAGACGATTCCCGATGTCGACGGCATTCGCCGTCTGGAAGCGCTGCCCGCGACGCTCGACGATGCCGCGGTGGCCGAACATGCCTTCGCCGCCCGCCGCGAGAAGACCGGCAGCGATTTCCTGCCGCACCACCTGCAGCGCATCGCGGCGATCTCGTGCGTGTTTCGCGACAACAACGGTTTTCGCGTCCGTTCGCTCGGCACGCCGCAGGACAACGAAGCAGCGCTGATCCAGTCGTTCTACCGCGTGATCGAGAAATACACGCCGCAGCTCGTATCGTGGAACGGCGGCGGCTTCGACCTGCCGGTGCTGCATTACCGTGCGCTCTTGCACGGCATCCCCGCGACCCGCTACTGGGATCTCGGCGAGGACGACCGTGAATTCAAGTGGAACAACTACATCTCGCGCTATCACTCGCGGCATACCGATCTGATGGACGTGCTCGCGATGTATCAGGCGCGCGCGAATGCGCCGCTCGACGCGCTCGCGAAGCTGTGCGGCTTTCCGGGCAAGCTCGGGATGGACGGCAGTCAGGTGTGGCCGGCATTCCAGGACGGTCGGATCGACGAAATTCGCAATTATTGCGAGACCGACGTCGTCAACACGTACCTGCTGTATTGCCGGTTCCAGTTGATGCGCGGCGGCCTGACGCAGAGCGAGTATGCGGACGAGATTTTGCTCGTCAAGAACGCACTCGCTCAGGAGCCCGCATCGCACTGGGCCGAATATCTGGCCGGCTTCGACGCGTAACGCGGGCGTGCCGCGCCGCGATCTGTCCGATCACGCGAGTTCGAGCAGCACCGGCTGGTGATCCGACGCGCGTACGTCGCCGTCGATCTCGCAGCGCGTGACGCGCGGCAGCAGCGTGTCGGTCACGAATACGAAGTCGCACGCGAGCGGCCCCTCCGACCATTGCACCGTATCGTAGACGCCGGCCGTCGGCGGTGGCGTGCGACCGGGGTGCCGCGCGATCCACGCGTCGACGAAGCCCGGCGCACCGGTGATCGGCTCGAGAAAGCGACGGTATGCATCGCTGCCGAACGCGCTGTTGAAATCACCGCAGACGATCGCATCGCGCGGCTGGCCGGTCGCACTGAACGGCCCGTCGGTCGTTTCGGCGGGGGCGGGCCATTGCGCGTGTGCGCAAGCCTCGCGATGCCGGTCGCGCAGCGCGTCGACCTGCGCAAGCCGCTGGCGCGGGGAATAGTATTCGAGATGCGTGGTGACCACGCGTAGCGGGCCGAACGGCGCCTGCAGTTCGACGTCGAGCGCGACGCGCGGCATCGACGGCGTGCCGGCGTCGGCCGGCCACGGCAGCAACTGGCGCAGCACACGCCCGACCGGCAGCCGCGTTGCGATCGCGTTGCCGAACTGGCGGCGCGGTGCACCGGGCTCGACGGCCGGCAGGTCGGCGCCGATCGCTTCGATGATCGTATGGCCGGGCAGCAGCGCCGCGAGCTCCGCGAACTGGTCGGGGCCGGGCTGGTCGGGCAGTGCGCCGAAGCCGCGCGTCACCTCCTGCAGGCACAGCACGTCGAAATCGCCGAGCCGGCGGATTGCTGCGACGGTGCGCGAAAGGTCGACGACGCCGTCCGCGTCCCGACCCCATTGAATGTTCCAGTCGATCAGTCGCATGGTCGAACCTCCTGCCGGGCGGATTTCGGGCTTCGAGCCTGTCCGGACCGGCCTTGCGGCGCAGCCGGCGCGAGCTGCCCGCCGGCCGGCGCCGGCGTGATGCCGGGCCGGGCGCGCATCCGTGTCGATTCGGTCCACGCAAAGCGGGCGATGCGGGCCTTCGTCGTCTACAATCTCGCCTTCTTCAACGTTTGTCAGGAAAAGCTGGTGTCCGAAGCCGTCCCTACTTCTGCGCGCAAATCGAAAAATGCGCCCGTCGCGCCCGGGATCGCCCCGGTTCTCGAGATCGAATCGCTCGACATGGAAGCGCGCGGTGTCGGCCGCACGACGACCGAGGACGGTCAGCCGGGCAAGGTCATCTTCGTCGAGGGTGCATTGCCGGGCGAGCGCGTGACCTATTCGAGCTACCGCCGCAAGCCGAGCTACGAGCAGGCGACGGTTGTCGACATTCTGCGCCCGAGCGTGATGCGCACGCAGCCGAAATGCAAGTTCTTCGGTACCTGCGGCGGCTGCTCGATGCAGCATCTCGACATGCGTGCGCAGGTGGCGGTCAAGCAGCGCGTGCTCGAAGACAACCTGTGGCACCTGGCGAAGCTGCGTGCGGAAACGATGTTCGCGCCGATCCACGGCCCGTCGTGGGGCTATCGCTACCGCGCGCGCCTGACCGTGCGCAACGTGGCGAAGAAGGGCGGCGTGCTGGTCGGTTTCCACGAAAAAAAGAGCAGCTACGTCGCCGACATGACGAGCTGCGAAGTGCTGCCGCCGCACGTGTCGGCGATGCTCGTGCCGCTGCGCCGGCTCGTCGAGGGGCTGTCGATCCGCGATCGGATGCCGCAGATCGAGCTCGCAGTCGGATCGGAGGTCACGGCGCTCGTGCTGCGCGTGCTGGAGCCGATCAACACCGATGACGAAGCGTTGCTGCGCGCCTTCGCGGACGAGCACAAGGTGCAGTTCTGGCTGCAGCCGAAGGGGCCGGACACGGTGACGCCGTTCTATCCGCTGGATGTATCGCTCG
This genomic interval carries:
- a CDS encoding 3'-5' exonuclease encodes the protein MTPILVFDIETIPDVDGIRRLEALPATLDDAAVAEHAFAARREKTGSDFLPHHLQRIAAISCVFRDNNGFRVRSLGTPQDNEAALIQSFYRVIEKYTPQLVSWNGGGFDLPVLHYRALLHGIPATRYWDLGEDDREFKWNNYISRYHSRHTDLMDVLAMYQARANAPLDALAKLCGFPGKLGMDGSQVWPAFQDGRIDEIRNYCETDVVNTYLLYCRFQLMRGGLTQSEYADEILLVKNALAQEPASHWAEYLAGFDA
- the rlmD gene encoding 23S rRNA (uracil(1939)-C(5))-methyltransferase RlmD, coding for MSEAVPTSARKSKNAPVAPGIAPVLEIESLDMEARGVGRTTTEDGQPGKVIFVEGALPGERVTYSSYRRKPSYEQATVVDILRPSVMRTQPKCKFFGTCGGCSMQHLDMRAQVAVKQRVLEDNLWHLAKLRAETMFAPIHGPSWGYRYRARLTVRNVAKKGGVLVGFHEKKSSYVADMTSCEVLPPHVSAMLVPLRRLVEGLSIRDRMPQIELAVGSEVTALVLRVLEPINTDDEALLRAFADEHKVQFWLQPKGPDTVTPFYPLDVSLDYTLPEFGIRMPFKPTDFTQVNHQINRVLVGRALRLLAPSRDDRVLDLFCGIGNFTLPLARLSREVMGIEGSETLTTRALANARENGVDGHTTFACRNLFEVTGDDIRALGAFDKFLIDPPREGALAVSKALAEIAQSGEGPLPKRIVYVSCNPSTLARDAGLLVHEAGYRLKGAGVVNMFPNTSHVESIALFERD
- the rpoS gene encoding RNA polymerase sigma factor RpoS, whose translation is MPKSKRHEPQAESEKISRATQASVGRAGASTDDEDDVAENERDLEARDAEADGGDDERESRPEASPDVDDFRTLLQAELTADTIQHYLNRISVKPLLTVEEEQRYSRLAKAGEFEARQVMIERNLRLVVSIAKGYLNRGVPLLDLIEEGNLGLMHAIEKFDPTRGFRFSTYATWWIRQSIERAIMNQARTVRLPVHVIRELNQVLRAKRHLEKNSMSTGEAAERREASIDDIAYLTGKTAEEVTDILALNEHTASLDAPLDLDPASSLLDLLPDDQSQSPDAEVQHRELETLTRAWLSRLSDKHRHVIERRFGLNHIEPATLEELADEMGLTRERVRQIQQEALVRLKRFFASNGVRKDAVL
- a CDS encoding endonuclease/exonuclease/phosphatase family protein; this encodes MRLIDWNIQWGRDADGVVDLSRTVAAIRRLGDFDVLCLQEVTRGFGALPDQPGPDQFAELAALLPGHTIIEAIGADLPAVEPGAPRRQFGNAIATRLPVGRVLRQLLPWPADAGTPSMPRVALDVELQAPFGPLRVVTTHLEYYSPRQRLAQVDALRDRHREACAHAQWPAPAETTDGPFSATGQPRDAIVCGDFNSAFGSDAYRRFLEPITGAPGFVDAWIARHPGRTPPPTAGVYDTVQWSEGPLACDFVFVTDTLLPRVTRCEIDGDVRASDHQPVLLELA